A genomic region of Leptolyngbya sp. NIES-2104 contains the following coding sequences:
- a CDS encoding ferritin-like domain-containing protein produces MNLLTSLDLDRAIFSRRRALKWGMVGVGTMLLATAPKMVMAQTRAKTLTFNADDIGILNFALLLEELEAAFYPAALKSGKITNPKERDYFSMIGSHEASHVTFLRQVLGSNALFQTRDLSLNTGALNALLTSRDKILNTAVTLEDLGVHAYNGAGPSLTNPTYILAAGSIVSVEGRHSAAVRQLAGRPSTEPDRDRLVQDANLTANLNPFKGRAYDELYTPKQVVAAVSSFKLLNNPITGTLVA; encoded by the coding sequence ATGAATCTTTTGACATCACTCGACCTCGATCGAGCTATTTTTTCGCGCCGTCGTGCCCTGAAATGGGGAATGGTAGGCGTTGGTACTATGCTCCTCGCAACCGCTCCCAAAATGGTGATGGCACAAACTCGTGCGAAAACACTCACCTTCAATGCAGACGATATTGGTATCCTGAACTTCGCTTTGCTACTCGAAGAACTAGAAGCAGCGTTCTATCCAGCCGCACTCAAAAGTGGCAAGATTACCAACCCGAAAGAGCGTGATTACTTCAGCATGATCGGTAGCCATGAAGCTTCACATGTGACATTTCTGCGTCAAGTTTTGGGAAGTAATGCCCTGTTTCAGACTCGCGATCTTAGCTTAAATACTGGCGCACTCAATGCGCTGCTTACAAGCCGAGACAAAATTCTGAACACCGCAGTGACGCTCGAAGATTTAGGGGTTCATGCCTACAACGGTGCAGGACCAAGCTTAACGAATCCCACCTACATCTTGGCGGCAGGTTCGATCGTCTCGGTCGAGGGTCGTCATTCTGCGGCAGTGCGACAACTCGCTGGACGACCCAGCACCGAACCGGATCGCGATCGACTTGTGCAAGATGCAAACCTAACTGCAAACCTGAATCCCTTTAAAGGACGCGCCTACGACGAGCTATACACGCCGAAGCAAGTTGTGGCTGCGGTTAGCTCTTTCAAACTCTTGAACAATCCGATCACTGGAACGTTAGTTGCCTAG
- a CDS encoding mechanosensitive ion channel family protein — MSALLEQIRSSLLNLVGDGIRLMPGYLFAIAILLITRYIARFIQRLVAIAARRTVRSLSLQSLFIQTSYVAAWIVGVLIACVIAIPSMRLGDIIGLLGLGSVAIGFAFQDIFKNFLAGVLLLLNEPFRLGDQIIVNGFEGTVEEITIRSTQIRTYDGERVVIPNAIVFTSPVHVLTAFPHRRTDLALGIDYQTALPEALDLLLTTVLEVKGVLSQPAPEIDLVEFGESSINLMVRYWTKPQIAEIRQTKSRVILALKTACDHAQIGIPYPTRRLYVEPQQNGSSTQRSPS, encoded by the coding sequence ATGAGCGCATTGCTTGAGCAAATTCGGTCTAGCCTGCTGAACTTAGTCGGCGATGGTATTCGCTTGATGCCAGGGTATCTTTTTGCGATCGCCATTCTTCTCATTACCCGGTATATTGCTCGATTTATACAGCGGCTGGTGGCGATTGCAGCCCGTCGTACAGTACGAAGCTTGTCGCTTCAGTCGCTGTTCATTCAAACCAGCTATGTTGCCGCTTGGATTGTTGGGGTGCTGATTGCTTGTGTGATCGCGATTCCGAGTATGCGTCTAGGAGATATCATTGGCTTGCTCGGTTTGGGTTCAGTAGCGATCGGGTTTGCCTTCCAAGATATTTTCAAGAACTTTCTCGCGGGTGTCTTACTGCTGCTGAACGAGCCGTTTCGTTTAGGTGATCAGATTATTGTGAATGGTTTTGAGGGAACGGTGGAAGAAATTACCATTCGCTCCACTCAGATTCGTACCTATGATGGCGAACGAGTTGTGATTCCCAATGCGATCGTCTTCACCAGCCCGGTTCATGTATTGACTGCATTTCCGCATCGACGCACGGATCTAGCGTTGGGAATTGACTATCAAACAGCACTACCCGAAGCACTAGATCTCTTGCTTACAACAGTGCTCGAAGTGAAAGGAGTCCTATCTCAGCCTGCACCTGAAATCGATTTGGTTGAATTTGGTGAAAGTTCGATCAATTTGATGGTGCGCTACTGGACAAAGCCGCAAATTGCAGAAATTCGACAGACCAAGAGCCGTGTGATCCTTGCGCTTAAAACTGCTTGCGATCATGCTCAGATTGGGATTCCCTACCCGACTCGGAGATTGTATGTTGAACCGCAGCAAAACGGCTCTTCTACACAGCGATCGCCATCGTGA